From the genome of Halomonas sp. I5-271120, one region includes:
- a CDS encoding ABC transporter permease, whose product MTRRGLHRGLRVFWWLTLVFLYLPLAVVVLYSFNASNSAAHFTGVSLRWYHRLMGNEALLTALGNSLLLAVVSSLIALLLGTLIGYGMFHHRWRRLGWLVVLIYLPLVLPDIVFGIAEMAFFVQVERLTGWLSPGLGTMVIAHVSFQIPFVALIVYSRLVGLDPSLFEAAKDLYASPWQRARHFLVPTLRPALISGAFLSFTLSLDDFVISFFTAGPESATLPIYIWGAIRKGVSPEINAIATLMIAAVVLVAVASLLLGRQRSGRG is encoded by the coding sequence ATGACCCGTCGTGGACTGCATCGAGGCTTGCGCGTCTTCTGGTGGTTGACGCTGGTGTTTCTCTATCTGCCACTGGCGGTGGTGGTGCTCTACTCCTTCAACGCCTCCAACAGTGCCGCCCACTTTACCGGCGTCTCGCTGCGCTGGTATCACCGGCTGATGGGCAATGAGGCGCTGCTCACTGCGCTTGGCAATAGCCTGCTGCTGGCGGTGGTTTCTTCACTGATTGCACTGCTGCTCGGCACCCTGATCGGCTATGGCATGTTCCACCATCGCTGGCGGCGGCTGGGCTGGCTGGTGGTGCTGATCTATCTGCCCCTGGTGCTGCCGGATATCGTCTTCGGCATCGCCGAAATGGCCTTTTTCGTGCAGGTGGAGCGCCTGACCGGCTGGCTGTCACCGGGGCTTGGCACCATGGTCATCGCCCATGTTTCCTTCCAGATTCCCTTCGTGGCGCTGATCGTCTATTCGCGGCTGGTGGGGCTCGACCCGAGCCTGTTTGAGGCGGCCAAGGACCTCTATGCCTCGCCCTGGCAACGGGCCCGCCATTTTCTGGTGCCGACCCTGAGGCCCGCGTTGATCTCAGGGGCCTTTCTGTCATTCACGCTGTCGCTGGATGATTTCGTGATCAGCTTCTTCACCGCAGGCCCCGAGAGCGCGACGCTGCCGATCTATATCTGGGGGGCGATCCGCAAGGGCGTCTCGCCGGAGATCAATGCCATTGCGACGCTGATGATCGCTGCCGTAGTGCTGGTCGCCGTGGCCAGC